Proteins encoded in a region of the Pseudomonas syringae KCTC 12500 genome:
- a CDS encoding LysR family transcriptional regulator translates to MPINFDLNDLQAFRAVVENGSFRKAAETVQITQPALSRRIEKLESALNVKLFERTTRRVSLTTVGRAFLPQVERILDDLDSALMTIEGVGSTRMGSVTIACVPSAAYYFMPQVISAFHRLFPKIRIRVMDASANEVNSAVALGEADFGVSFSGNLAPEVDFELLLQERYVMACRRDHPLATCDSVSWEEMYRHDYIGLDITSGNRLVLDQALAPSRPHKESICETRHVTTMIGLVEAGLGVAAVPSIAMPMTAHPFLVSVPLVAPEVIRNVGLLKRRGRTLTPAALELEQLVRKMPSRSAGN, encoded by the coding sequence ATGCCCATCAATTTCGACCTCAACGACCTCCAGGCATTTCGTGCCGTGGTCGAGAATGGCAGCTTCCGCAAAGCCGCTGAAACCGTGCAGATCACCCAGCCTGCGCTCAGCCGGAGGATAGAAAAGCTCGAGTCTGCGCTGAATGTGAAGCTGTTCGAGCGGACCACCCGCAGGGTCAGCCTGACCACGGTCGGCCGCGCATTTCTGCCTCAGGTCGAGCGTATTCTGGATGATCTGGACAGCGCGTTGATGACCATCGAAGGCGTCGGCTCCACGCGAATGGGCAGCGTGACGATTGCCTGCGTGCCTTCAGCCGCCTATTACTTCATGCCGCAGGTCATCAGCGCCTTTCACCGGCTGTTTCCGAAAATCAGAATTCGGGTCATGGACGCCAGCGCCAATGAGGTCAACAGCGCGGTTGCCCTGGGCGAAGCCGATTTCGGGGTGAGTTTCAGCGGCAATCTGGCGCCGGAGGTGGATTTCGAGCTGCTGCTGCAGGAACGCTACGTGATGGCCTGCAGGCGGGATCACCCGCTGGCAACGTGCGACAGCGTCAGTTGGGAAGAGATGTACCGCCACGACTACATCGGCCTGGACATCACCTCGGGTAATCGTCTGGTGCTGGATCAGGCGCTGGCACCGTCGCGCCCGCACAAGGAAAGCATCTGCGAAACCCGCCATGTCACGACCATGATCGGACTGGTGGAAGCCGGGCTTGGCGTGGCTGCGGTGCCGTCGATCGCCATGCCGATGACCGCTCACCCGTTTCTGGTGAGCGTGCCATTGGTTGCGCCCGAGGTGATTCGCAATGTAGGGCTGCTCAAGCGTCGTGGCAGGACCTTGACACCGGCAGCCCTCGAGTTGGAACAACTGGTCAGGAAAATGCCTTCACGCTCAGCGGGGAACTGA